A section of the Marinoscillum sp. 108 genome encodes:
- a CDS encoding c-type cytochrome codes for MKILNQYLIAASFLVLLSACGGGGKSRIEQIKEQSKVEPSDPYENWKQFHGVGPVKAFTLPTEVDQQLVAKGQEIFESKCTACHKVDKKFIGPSPKDILSRRNPAWVMNMILDPGKMVQEDAIAKKLLMEYNGSPMANQNLSEEEARSVLEYFRTL; via the coding sequence ATGAAAATTCTAAATCAATACCTTATTGCCGCTTCGTTTTTGGTGTTGCTTTCGGCCTGTGGTGGCGGAGGTAAAAGCCGGATTGAGCAAATCAAAGAGCAATCGAAAGTGGAGCCATCCGATCCATACGAAAACTGGAAGCAATTTCACGGAGTAGGTCCTGTGAAGGCATTCACACTGCCCACAGAAGTAGATCAGCAACTGGTAGCCAAGGGCCAGGAAATATTTGAATCTAAATGTACTGCCTGCCACAAAGTGGATAAGAAGTTCATTGGTCCATCACCTAAGGACATTTTGTCCAGAAGAAACCCCGCCTGGGTGATGAACATGATCCTGGATCCGGGAAAAATGGTTCAGGAAGACGCCATCGCGAAGAAGTTATTGATGGAATATAACGGGTCTCCTATGGCCAATCAAAACCTATCGGAAGAAGAAGCAAGATCCGTCCTGGAGTACTTCAGGACATTGTAG